From Sceloporus undulatus isolate JIND9_A2432 ecotype Alabama chromosome 6, SceUnd_v1.1, whole genome shotgun sequence, one genomic window encodes:
- the PHF23 gene encoding PHD finger protein 23 — protein sequence SLPSTHQENDWTPSGSNSPIRPESVVDSDGWESTHSDLHTIETFVKKAKSSKKKAAFRRLKSDSSLLEKMKLKDSLFDLDPVSKHPLPPPLAGPKGALDKKKDKRNRKSALEAGGAKRNRGSDPIGEKRSRIKKSKKRKLKKAERCEKKHKASLSETDSEEEEGGVLTAVGSVPLRQGGEQGAAATALVSVQASPELLAASFPIKLEDTEGKEGISTETSQDGEGSSSEGEMRVMDEDIMVESGDDSWDLITCYCQKPFAGRPMIECNQCGTWIHLSCAKIKKTNVPDIFYCQKCKDGSRKHPLLPVVPSAAAAVASRGSGEP from the exons tctctcccttccacccACCAGGAGAATGACTGGACGCCTTCTGGCTCCAACTCTCCCATCCGCCCAGAGAGTGTGGTGGACAGTGACGGCTGGGAATCCACCCACTCAGACCTGCACACTATTGAGACCTTTGTGAAGAAGGCTAAGTCCTCGAAGAAGAAAGCTGCTTTCCGCCGCCTCAAGTCCGACAGCTCGCTGCTGGAGAAAATGAAACTCAAGGACTCCCTTTTTGACTTGGACCCTGTGAGCAAGCACCCGCTGCCACCTCCGCTGGCAGGGCCCAAGGGGGCCCTGGACAAGAAGAAGGACAAGCGGAATCGGAAGTCCGCCTTGGAGGCTGGGGGTGCCAAACGGAACCGAGGCAGTGACCCCATCGGTGAGAAGCGTTCACGCATCAAAAAGAGCAAGAAGCGGAAGTTGAAAAAGGCAGAGCGGTGCGAGAAGAAGCACAAGGCTTCCCTAAGCGAGACGgactctgaggaggaggaagggggtgtTCTCACAGCAGTGGGATCGGTACCCCTGCGGCAGGGAGGGGAGCAGGGGGCGGCAGCAACAGCGCTGGTCTCTGTCCAGGCTTCCCCGGAGCTTCTGGCTGCCAGTTTCCCCATTAAGCTGGAGGACACAGAAGGGAAGGAGGGCATCAGTACGGAGACCAGCCAGGATGGGGAAGGCAGCTCCAGCGAAGGCGAGATGAGGGTGATGGACGAGGACATCATGGTGGAATCAG GGGATGACTCCTGGGACCTCATCACTTGCTACTGCCAGAAGCCATTTGCCGGTCGGCCCATGATTGAGTGCAACCAGTGCGGCACCTGGATCCATCTCTCCTGCGCCAAAATCAAGAAGACCAATGTCCCTGACATCTTCTACTGCCAGAAGTGTAAAGATGGCTCCCGAAAGCACCCTCTGCTGCCAGTGGTTCCCAGCGCAGCCGCCGCCGTCGCTTCCAGGGGGAGCGGGGAGCCCTAG